The Synergistaceae bacterium DZ-S4 genome includes a region encoding these proteins:
- the rpsQ gene encoding 30S ribosomal protein S17 translates to MESKKINRKVRTGVVVSDKMEKTIVVRVDRMAKHSLYGKPVLRSKKFMAHDEANDCRIGDKVMIAETRPLSAHKRWEVAQIIERAPVLGAKPEDEEAL, encoded by the coding sequence ATGGAATCAAAGAAGATCAATCGCAAAGTCCGCACCGGCGTGGTGGTCAGCGACAAAATGGAAAAGACTATAGTTGTTCGCGTAGACCGTATGGCAAAGCATTCACTTTATGGCAAACCGGTCCTCCGGTCCAAAAAGTTTATGGCTCATGACGAGGCCAACGACTGCCGCATTGGCGACAAGGTAATGATAGCGGAAACACGCCCTCTCAGCGCGCACAAACGCTGGGAAGTAGCGCAGATAATCGAAAGAGCTCCCGTACTGGGCGCAAAACCGGAAGACGAGGAGGCATTGTAA
- the rpmC gene encoding 50S ribosomal protein L29: MDPKELRDLSISELNDKHRQYKEELFNLRFQNAIGQLNNSGRIREVKKTIARVLTVITEKEKGIDRSGARR; encoded by the coding sequence ATGGATCCCAAGGAACTTAGAGATCTCAGCATATCTGAGCTTAACGACAAACACAGACAGTATAAGGAAGAGCTGTTCAACCTCCGTTTCCAGAACGCCATAGGACAGTTGAACAACTCAGGCCGTATCAGAGAGGTCAAAAAGACAATTGCCCGCGTACTGACGGTAATCACCGAAAAGGAAAAGGGTATCGATCGTTCAGGAGCAAGGAGGTAG